Proteins encoded within one genomic window of Felis catus isolate Fca126 chromosome C1, F.catus_Fca126_mat1.0, whole genome shotgun sequence:
- the WDR75 gene encoding WD repeat-containing protein 75 isoform X1, with protein MVEEESVRVVRCGGSELNFRRAVFSADSKYIFCVSGDFVKVHSTATEECVHILQGHRNLVTGIQLNPNNHLQLYSCSFDGTVKLWDYVDGILIKTFVVGLKLHALFTLPSAEDSVFVIINKEKPDVFQLVSVKLPKSSSQEIEAKELSFVLDYINQSPKCIAFGNEGEYVAAVRDFYLSVYFFKKKTTSRFTLSSSRNKKHAKNNFTCVACHPKEDCIATGHKDGKIRLWRNFDDDKKYTYTCLHWHHDMVMDLAFSVTGTSLLSGGRESVLVEWRDATEKNKEFLPRLGATIEHISVSPAGDLFCTSHSDNKIIVIHRNLEASAVIQGLVKDSNIFTGLMVDPRTKALVLNGKPGHLQFYSLQHDKQLYNLDIIQQEYINDYGLIQIELTKAAFGCYGNWLATVEQRQEKETELELQMKLWMYNKKTQGFVLNTKVNMPHEDHITALCFCNAEKFENPTLVTSSKDGHFKVWILTDDSDIYKKAVGWTCDFVGSYHKYQATNCCFSEDGSLLAVSFEEIVTIWDSETWELKCTFCQRAGKIRHLCFGRLTCSKYLLGATENGILCCWNLLSCALEWSAKLNVRVMEPDPNSENIAAISRSSVGSDLFVFKPSEPRPLYIQKNISREEVQWGVFVPRDVPESFTSEAYQWLNRSQFYFLTKSQSLLTFSTKSPEEKLTPTSKQLLAEESLPTTPFYFILGKHREQQDEKINEAFESELVQLPLTENIPAISELLHTPAHVLPSASFLCSKFVSSLLLSKETKSGEEIPEDVDMEEGKESDDSDEENDFTEKIQDTNNTDLGEDLLHQLSKSEEKELRKFRKVDYSWITVL; from the exons ATGGTGGAGGAGGAGAGTGTCCGCGTGGTTCGTTGCGGCGGCAGCGAGTTGAACTTTAGGAGAGCTGTGTTCTCTGCGGATTCTAA gtaTATCTTCTGTGTCTCTGGTGACTTTGTTAAAGTTCATAGCACAGCTACAGAAGAATGTGTACACATATTGCAAGGGCACAGAAATCTGGTGACTGGAATCCAACTCAACCCCAACAATCATCTACAG TTGTATTCTTGTTCCTTTGATGGCACAGTTAAACTGTGGGACTATGTAGATGGCATTTTAATAAAG ACTTTCGTAGTAGGGCTTAAACTTCATGCCCTCTTTACTCTACCCAGTGCTGAGGATTCTGTCTTTGttataataaataaagagaaaccaG ATGTATTTCAGCTGGTTTCAGTGAAACTGCCAAAATCATCAAGCCAGGAGATAGAAGCAAAGGAGCTCTCCTTTGTTTTGGATTATATAAACCAGTCACCCAAGTGCAttgcctttggaaatgag GGGGAATATGTTGCTGCAGTACGGGACTTTtacttgtctgtttattttttcaaaaagaaaacaacatcaaG gtttACTTTATCATcatcaagaaataagaaacatgCTAAGAACAATTTCACATGTGTAGCATGTCACCCAAAGGAAGATTGCATAGCAACTGGTCACAAGGATGGCAAAATTCGTCTTTG GAGGAATTTTGATGATGAtaagaaatacacatacacatgtttACATTGGCACCATGATATGGTTATGGATTTGGCTTTTTCAGTGACAG GCACCAGTCTGCTGAGTGGTGGTCGTGAATCTGTCCTTGTAGAGTGGCGCGATGCAACAGAGAAGAATAAGGAGTTCCTCCCCCGTTTAGGAGCTACTATTGAACACATTTCAGTCTCACCAGCAGGGGATTTGTTCTGTACTTCTCACTCTGATAATA AAATAATAGTCATTCACAGAAACCTTGAGGCTTCCGCAGTAATTCAAGGCCTAGTGAAAG ACAGTAATATCTTCACCGGTTTGATGGTTGATCCCAGAACTAAAGCTTTGGTTTTAAATGGAAAACCTGGCCATTTGCAGTTTTATTCTCTCCAGCATGATAAGCAGTTGTACAAT TTAGATATTATACAGCAAGAATATATCAATGATTATGGTCTGATCCAAATCGAGCTAACAAAGGCTGCATTTGGCTGCTATGGTAACTGGCTTGCAACAGTGGAACAACgtcaggaaaaggaaacagagcttGAATTGCAAATGAAACTGTGGATGTATAATAAGAAAACACAAGG GTTTGTTCTTAATACAAAGGTTAACATGCCACATGAAGACCACATCACAGCTCTCTGTTTCTGTAATgcagaaaaatttgaaaacccCACCTTGGTTACATCTAGTAAAGATGGTCACTTCAAAGTATGGATATTAACAGATGATTCTGATATATACA AAAAAGCCGTTGGCTGGACTTGTGACTTTGTGGGTAGTTATCACAAATACCAAGCAACTAACTGTTGTTTCTCTGAAGATGGCTCTTTACTAGCAGTCAGTTTTGAGGAAATAGTTACAATATGGGATTCAGAGACATGGGAACTTAAATGTACATTTTGTCAACGAGCTGGGAAAATAAG GCACCTTTGCTTTGGGAGATTGACTTGTTCAAAGTATCTTCTTGGTGCTACTGAAAATGGCATTCTTTGCTGTTGGAATCTGCTCAGTTGTGCAT tgGAATGGAGTGCAAAGTTAAATGTTAGAGTTATGGAACCTGATCCTAATTCAGAGAATATTGCTGCAATCTCTCGGTCTTCAGTGGGTTCAGACT tGTTTGTATTTAAACCTAGTGAGCCAAGGCCATTGTATATTCAAAAGAATATCTCCAGAGAGGAAGTCCAGTGGGGAGTGTTTGTTCCACGAGATGTCCCTGAATCATTCACCTCAGAAGCTTACCAATGGCTGAACAGATCCCAGTTTTACTTCCTAACAAAATCACAG AGTTTATTGACATTCAGTACAAAGTCTCCAGAAGAGAAACTCACACCAACAAGCAAACAG CTACTAGCAGAAGAAAGTCTTCCAACAACcccattttatttcatattgggAAAGCACAGGGAACAGcaggatgaaaaaataaatgaagctttCGAGAGTGAACTGGTACAACTACCCTTAACAGAAAATATACCTGCGATTAGTGAG CTTCTTCATACTCCAGCCCATGTATTGCCATCTGCTTCCTTCCTGTGCTCCAAGTTTGTAAGCTCATTGCTGCTGTCTAAGGAGACCAAGAG
- the WDR75 gene encoding WD repeat-containing protein 75 isoform X2: MNPKLYSCSFDGTVKLWDYVDGILIKTFVVGLKLHALFTLPSAEDSVFVIINKEKPDVFQLVSVKLPKSSSQEIEAKELSFVLDYINQSPKCIAFGNEGEYVAAVRDFYLSVYFFKKKTTSRFTLSSSRNKKHAKNNFTCVACHPKEDCIATGHKDGKIRLWRNFDDDKKYTYTCLHWHHDMVMDLAFSVTGTSLLSGGRESVLVEWRDATEKNKEFLPRLGATIEHISVSPAGDLFCTSHSDNKIIVIHRNLEASAVIQGLVKDSNIFTGLMVDPRTKALVLNGKPGHLQFYSLQHDKQLYNLDIIQQEYINDYGLIQIELTKAAFGCYGNWLATVEQRQEKETELELQMKLWMYNKKTQGFVLNTKVNMPHEDHITALCFCNAEKFENPTLVTSSKDGHFKVWILTDDSDIYKKAVGWTCDFVGSYHKYQATNCCFSEDGSLLAVSFEEIVTIWDSETWELKCTFCQRAGKIRHLCFGRLTCSKYLLGATENGILCCWNLLSCALEWSAKLNVRVMEPDPNSENIAAISRSSVGSDLFVFKPSEPRPLYIQKNISREEVQWGVFVPRDVPESFTSEAYQWLNRSQFYFLTKSQSLLTFSTKSPEEKLTPTSKQLLAEESLPTTPFYFILGKHREQQDEKINEAFESELVQLPLTENIPAISELLHTPAHVLPSASFLCSKFVSSLLLSKETKSGEEIPEDVDMEEGKESDDSDEENDFTEKIQDTNNTDLGEDLLHQLSKSEEKELRKFRKVDYSWITVL; this comes from the exons ATGAATCCCAAG TTGTATTCTTGTTCCTTTGATGGCACAGTTAAACTGTGGGACTATGTAGATGGCATTTTAATAAAG ACTTTCGTAGTAGGGCTTAAACTTCATGCCCTCTTTACTCTACCCAGTGCTGAGGATTCTGTCTTTGttataataaataaagagaaaccaG ATGTATTTCAGCTGGTTTCAGTGAAACTGCCAAAATCATCAAGCCAGGAGATAGAAGCAAAGGAGCTCTCCTTTGTTTTGGATTATATAAACCAGTCACCCAAGTGCAttgcctttggaaatgag GGGGAATATGTTGCTGCAGTACGGGACTTTtacttgtctgtttattttttcaaaaagaaaacaacatcaaG gtttACTTTATCATcatcaagaaataagaaacatgCTAAGAACAATTTCACATGTGTAGCATGTCACCCAAAGGAAGATTGCATAGCAACTGGTCACAAGGATGGCAAAATTCGTCTTTG GAGGAATTTTGATGATGAtaagaaatacacatacacatgtttACATTGGCACCATGATATGGTTATGGATTTGGCTTTTTCAGTGACAG GCACCAGTCTGCTGAGTGGTGGTCGTGAATCTGTCCTTGTAGAGTGGCGCGATGCAACAGAGAAGAATAAGGAGTTCCTCCCCCGTTTAGGAGCTACTATTGAACACATTTCAGTCTCACCAGCAGGGGATTTGTTCTGTACTTCTCACTCTGATAATA AAATAATAGTCATTCACAGAAACCTTGAGGCTTCCGCAGTAATTCAAGGCCTAGTGAAAG ACAGTAATATCTTCACCGGTTTGATGGTTGATCCCAGAACTAAAGCTTTGGTTTTAAATGGAAAACCTGGCCATTTGCAGTTTTATTCTCTCCAGCATGATAAGCAGTTGTACAAT TTAGATATTATACAGCAAGAATATATCAATGATTATGGTCTGATCCAAATCGAGCTAACAAAGGCTGCATTTGGCTGCTATGGTAACTGGCTTGCAACAGTGGAACAACgtcaggaaaaggaaacagagcttGAATTGCAAATGAAACTGTGGATGTATAATAAGAAAACACAAGG GTTTGTTCTTAATACAAAGGTTAACATGCCACATGAAGACCACATCACAGCTCTCTGTTTCTGTAATgcagaaaaatttgaaaacccCACCTTGGTTACATCTAGTAAAGATGGTCACTTCAAAGTATGGATATTAACAGATGATTCTGATATATACA AAAAAGCCGTTGGCTGGACTTGTGACTTTGTGGGTAGTTATCACAAATACCAAGCAACTAACTGTTGTTTCTCTGAAGATGGCTCTTTACTAGCAGTCAGTTTTGAGGAAATAGTTACAATATGGGATTCAGAGACATGGGAACTTAAATGTACATTTTGTCAACGAGCTGGGAAAATAAG GCACCTTTGCTTTGGGAGATTGACTTGTTCAAAGTATCTTCTTGGTGCTACTGAAAATGGCATTCTTTGCTGTTGGAATCTGCTCAGTTGTGCAT tgGAATGGAGTGCAAAGTTAAATGTTAGAGTTATGGAACCTGATCCTAATTCAGAGAATATTGCTGCAATCTCTCGGTCTTCAGTGGGTTCAGACT tGTTTGTATTTAAACCTAGTGAGCCAAGGCCATTGTATATTCAAAAGAATATCTCCAGAGAGGAAGTCCAGTGGGGAGTGTTTGTTCCACGAGATGTCCCTGAATCATTCACCTCAGAAGCTTACCAATGGCTGAACAGATCCCAGTTTTACTTCCTAACAAAATCACAG AGTTTATTGACATTCAGTACAAAGTCTCCAGAAGAGAAACTCACACCAACAAGCAAACAG CTACTAGCAGAAGAAAGTCTTCCAACAACcccattttatttcatattgggAAAGCACAGGGAACAGcaggatgaaaaaataaatgaagctttCGAGAGTGAACTGGTACAACTACCCTTAACAGAAAATATACCTGCGATTAGTGAG CTTCTTCATACTCCAGCCCATGTATTGCCATCTGCTTCCTTCCTGTGCTCCAAGTTTGTAAGCTCATTGCTGCTGTCTAAGGAGACCAAGAG